DNA sequence from the Colletotrichum destructivum chromosome 9, complete sequence genome:
GCTGCCTCCCCCCACAGGAATATTATCGCGAGTGTCGCAGTTGGGTATTTTTTTCTCTTTGACAACCCCTTCGACATCCAACCGACAAACTTGCTGAGCCAACCGCCCGCCAGCTACAACCGTCAAGATGGTAAGTTGAAGAGATCACCGTCAACTGTCCCAACAGCCATCAATGGCCGAACGCGACAAAACATTGCGCCACAAAAACTTCCTATGCCAGTAATGGCACTTGGCCCCCAGTAGCAGGCAGAAATGTCTCTTGGGCGTAGGAGTCAAAGCAAGATGCTTCGGATCATTGGGCCAAATCTGAAGCGCAAATTGCTGACTCGGGATTTTCAATCGTGACAGGCCTTCCACAAGTTGGTGAAGAACAGCGCGTACTACAGGTTAGTTTCCTCCCAGAATACCAATCACCCCCAATTTCCGATTACCTCACCAACATCGAGGGAACGGTCCTAGCTAACCCCTTCGCAGTCGCTTCCAGACCAAGTACAAGCGTAGACGCTCCGGCAAGACCGACTACTATGCTCGCAAGCGCCTGATCACCCAGGCCAAGAACAAGTACGGTGCTCCCAAGTACCGTCTTGTGGTCCGCTTCACCAACCGGGACATCATCATGCAAATCGTCACCTCCGAGATCACCGGTGACAaggtcttcgccgccgcctactCCCACGAGCTGCCCGCCTACGGCATCACCCACGGCCTGACCAACTGGGCTGCCGCCTACGCCACCGGTCTCCTGATCGCCCGCCGCACCCTCTCcaagctcggcctcgacaagacCTTCACTGGTGTTGAGGAGGCCGACGGTGAGTACACCctcaccgaggccgccgagaccgacgatggcgagcgCCGCCCCTTCAAGGCCAACCTCGACGTTGGTCTGCACCGCACCTCCACCGGTGCCCGTGTCTTCGGCGCCATGAAGGGTGCCTCCGACGGTGGCATTCTCGTCCCCCACTCTGAGAAGCGCTTCCCCGGTTACGAcatcgagaccaaggagctcgacgccgagacccTCAAGAACTACATCTTCGGCCAGCACGTCGCTGAGTACATGgagaccctcgccgacgacgacgaggagcgctACAAGTCCCAGTTCCAGCAGTacatcgacgacgatgtcgaggctGACGGCCTTGAGGAGCTCTACTCCGAGGCTCACGCCGCCATCCGTGAGGACCCCTGGAAGAAGCCCGAGCGCTCCAACACCAAGTCCAAGGAGGAGTGGAAGGCCGAGTCCAAGAAGTACAAGACCCAGCGCCTCACCAAGGAGCAGAAGGAGCAGCGCGTCAAGGAGCGCATTGCCGAGCTCCGTGCTGAGTAAACTTGTTTCCTGTATGTAGTGAAGCGGTTTAATGGGGCGGTTTTTGGCACTTGGGCTGGCATTTGACGTTTTGGCATGACTTTTTCGCAGTCTTCTCGGGAGTTATCAGGCAAACAAAAATCCGGACGGGGATTATGATGGTCAACGGGAAAAGGAACCTCTTTAACAATTCAATGAGATATCCCAAATGCCAGACGTCAAACGTTGAACACATAAAGTAAAGACAAGCCGATGAGGATGACAATGCGGATATGAGACTTGACTTGGGCAGCAGGCACGACCAACATCAGCAAGCGCCACCCGTGGCCGCGTCGATTTGGCGTGACGGCGCTACTGTTCGCTGTGCCACCAAGTCGGTACCAAAAGCTAGCGGGGGGTTACCCTCAGCCaaataaaaagaaaaaaggcttGATTGCGTGCTAATCGCAACATTTATTACGCCGTGGCAGTGAGTGATGCAGTCATGCAGAATGTGTGGTAATGCGAAAAAGGAGGGCACGAGACCCCCACAGGGAAGCACCAATGAGGGGAGGTGACGCCAGGCCCCCCTTCGATTTTGGGAAGCCCGCCGATCCCTCACGAGAAAACCAAGAGACGGTGTCCGCGGTGGCTCCGTCAAAGGCGTGGAGGGTATCGGGATGGCGCAAGGGGCAAACACAACAATAGCCTCATGCATCTGAC
Encoded proteins:
- a CDS encoding Putative large ribosomal subunit protein uL18 eukaryotic/archaeal, which produces MAFHKLVKNSAYYSRFQTKYKRRRSGKTDYYARKRLITQAKNKYGAPKYRLVVRFTNRDIIMQIVTSEITGDKVFAAAYSHELPAYGITHGLTNWAAAYATGLLIARRTLSKLGLDKTFTGVEEADGEYTLTEAAETDDGERRPFKANLDVGLHRTSTGARVFGAMKGASDGGILVPHSEKRFPGYDIETKELDAETLKNYIFGQHVAEYMETLADDDEERYKSQFQQYIDDDVEADGLEELYSEAHAAIREDPWKKPERSNTKSKEEWKAESKKYKTQRLTKEQKEQRVKERIAELRAE